The following nucleotide sequence is from Coriobacteriia bacterium.
CGCGGGTGGGATGTCACGGTGGTGTTCGTGACGTCCGGAGACGGCTTCTGGCAGGCAGTACGGACGCCGGGAGGGCCGATGCCCTCTGCAGCGCAGATGCAGGCGTATGGAGCCTCTCGCATCGCCGAGGCTCGCCGAGCCACGGTGGCACTGGGCGTGCCTGCGAGCAACGTGATCTTCCTCGGCTTTCCCGACGGCTCCACGCACTTCATGTGGGGCACGAACTACAGCGGTCCACCCGTGGAGGGCGTCAACGGCGCACGTAAGGTGCCCTACGCCTTCGCCTTCAAACCCGGAGCGCCGTACACGGGCGCCGAGTTGGAGTCCGAACTGGCGCAGATCGTGAAGCGCGTGCGTCCCACGACCGTGCTGATGCCGGACGCTGCAGACACTCACCGCGATCACTGGGCCGCCAACGCGTTTACGCAGGCGGCATTGGTTCGCAGCGGATACAGCGGCCTCGAACTGACATATCTCGTACACCGCACTGGCTTCCCGGCCCAGCGCGGCCTACAGCTCGGGCTGCCGATCGGCCCCCCAACAGCGCTGCTTCGCGACGGCACCAAGTGGCTGTCGCTTCCGATCGGCGACGCTGCGCTCAAGGCGCAGCAGACCGCGCTGGGCACATACCGCTCGCAACTCCACTCCGACGGGGGTCTCGTGCGCGCATTCGTGCGGAGCAACGAGATGCTGGGCATGGGACCATCGTCCTTCATCGGCACGGGAACGGTGACGCTTCGCGAGGGAACTCACGATCCGCTCTATCGCGGGGGCCGCCCGCGATCGACGCTCGACGCCATCGCGTTGTCGCGGACCGAGACCAGCGCCACCGTCGCTCTGGACCTCGCCGCGCCAGTCGACAGGTCGGTTCGCTACGTGATCCACCTACGCGCCTACGGACCCGGGCTGCAGATGCGCTTCTACGACGGTACGATTGCCGGTGGCAAGCTCACTGCGAGTCGCGACGCGACCGCAAGCGTACGAGGTGCCGGGCAGCTCGTGGGCTTCAGCGGAGACGTGGTGCGCGTCAAACTCCCCGCCGAGCTCATCGACGGCGCCCGGTGGCTGTTCCTCGGCGCCGATACGTACTCCGGCAAACTGACGGCCGACCACGGCGCGTGGCGGATGGTGCGCGTCCTGCCGCACTAGATAGTGCAGTGCTTCCCCGTCCCGTAGCGCAGCATCAGGTAGCCGAGAACGCCGGCAACGAGCGACGCCACCAGGATCGCGGCCTTGGCTTCAGTCGTCTCAACCTGTCCGCGAAACGCGATGCTCGCTACGAACAGCGACATCGTGAATCCGATGCCACCCAGCATCCCGGCGCCAAGGATGTGGCTCCAGCGCACGCCGGTGGGTAGCTCGGCGACTCCGGTCTTGGTGGCAACCCACGTCATGGCCGAAATCCCGATCGGCTTGCCGAGCACGAGCCCCAGCAGCACCCCCAGCGCAATCGGTGTCCGTGCCAGCGCCGAGAGGTCCTCGCCCACCAGTCGCACGCCAGCGTTGCTCAGGGCGAACAGCGGCAGCACGAGGAAGGTCGTCCACGGGTGCAACGCGAACTCGAGGCGCTGCAACGGCGAGGCGGTGTGCCGGGCCTCTCGGCGGATGTCGAGCGCGACGTGCTGCTGCGTGTCGTCGCACAGAACGTGGGTGCCGGGAACGTGTGCTTCCTCGATACGGTCGAGTCGACGTCGCGTGTCGGCTGTAAAGAGGAGCGGGTCGAGGCGGGCGGTGGACGGTATGGTTATCGCGACGAGCACGCCGGCAATCGTCGAGTGCACGCCCGAGAGCAGTACGGCAAGCCACAGCAGCCCGCCGATGACGAAGTACGGCCAGGGACTGTCGACCTTGAAGCGGTTAAGAGCGATGAGCAGCACGAACATCGCTGCCGCCCAACCAAGCCATCCCCACTGCAGGTTGTTGGTGTACGCGAACGCGATGACCAGAATCGCGCCGAGGTCGTCCGCGATCGCCAGCGCGACGAGGAAGATCTTCAACCCGCTCGGGACTCGGTCGCCGAGCAGTGCCATCACCCCGATCGCAAACGCGATGTCGGTGGCCATCGGAACGCCCCAGCCGTGCGCGCCGGTACCTCCCGCGTTCAGCGCGAGGTAGATGAGCGCGGGAACCACCATGCCGCCGAGTGCCGCGAGGATGGGAAGCAGCGCCTTGCGCCGCTCGGAAAGCTCTCCGACGAGCACCTCTCGCTTGATCTCGAGTCCCACCACGAAGAAGAACAGTGCCATCAGCGCGTCGTTGACCCAGTGGACGAGCGTCTCGTGAAACGCAACGTGCCCCAAGTAGAGCCCTGCGTCGATATGCCAGAAGTTCTCGTAGGCGACGTAGTACTGGGAGTTTGCGATCAGGAGGGCAACCGCGGTAGCCAGCAGAAGCGCAGCCGCGCCGGCAACCTCGGTGTGAACGAACTCGCCAAAGCTCTCGCGAAGCCGGCTCGGCAGCGACTGCCGGTCGATGACCTCGCGAAGAGCTTCTGCTGGTTGCCGCGTCACAGCACGGCCTGCTCGGCGGATGGCGGCTCAACGAGGAGTTCCATGAGGATGATGTCGAGCCAGCGGTCGAACTTGCGGCCGACCTGCCGCAGTCGGCCCACGTTCTCGAAGCCGAGCCTTGCGGCCATCTTCAGCGACGGCTCGTTCTCACTCACGATCTGGCTGACGATCGCGTGATGGCCCAGCTCGCGACCGCGCTCGATCAGCGCCTCACACATCGCCGGGCCGAGGCCAGCCTGCGTGGCGTCGGGCGCGACGTAGACCGATATCTCGACTGAATGCCGGTAGGCGCAGCGCGTGCCCCACTTGCTCAGCGATCCCCAGGCGAGCACGCCGCCGCCTTCGTCCTGCGCGACTAAGACCGGGTGCGCTCCGCCATGCTCTCCGAGCCACGCCAAGCGATCCTCGACCGACTTCTCTTCGGTATCGAACGTTGCGGTGGAGCTTCGGATGTAGTGGTTGTAGATCGCGGCGATGGCCGCTGCATCAGCGTCGGTGGCAGGTCTTATCGTGGGTTCGGGCATCGGGCCTCCGGGCGCGCGGCGAGGGTTCTCGGCGATACGGTCGAGCTTGTCACTGTCATACCCGAGTGGGCGCATCTGGACAAGCTTGGAAGCCCGGGCAACGTCTCCTTAGCCCTTGCGCACTCTCTGGCTGCCCGTCATCTAACAAGATTACAAAACCCTAACTATTCTGCACGGCCAAGGAGCGCATATTGGCATCCGTGTTGCTTTGATTTCGGCAAGAGCAGGGCGACCCGTCCACCCCTCCCCCCCTCGGGCGGGCAGCGCCCCTCGCAAAAAGACAGGACCCGCCTCACCCCCCTCAGGCGGGTCCTGCAGTTTCCGTGGAGTCCCCCCTCCTACGAAGCTCACACACGTACGCGAAATGCCCGTCGAGGAATCCCTCGGCGGGCATTTCGCGTTGCGGGAGCGGGTCACGCGCGGGATGACGCGTGGCGTGTGCCTGCGCGACATGCGTCGCGCTCGCACGCGCTAGCCGAAA
It contains:
- a CDS encoding PIG-L family deacetylase, whose amino-acid sequence is MLRRLTTRIVGLSLAAVLAAGVSGCVGPGATISLPVADLAGPRLLVISPHPDDETVGAGGAIATARERGWDVTVVFVTSGDGFWQAVRTPGGPMPSAAQMQAYGASRIAEARRATVALGVPASNVIFLGFPDGSTHFMWGTNYSGPPVEGVNGARKVPYAFAFKPGAPYTGAELESELAQIVKRVRPTTVLMPDAADTHRDHWAANAFTQAALVRSGYSGLELTYLVHRTGFPAQRGLQLGLPIGPPTALLRDGTKWLSLPIGDAALKAQQTALGTYRSQLHSDGGLVRAFVRSNEMLGMGPSSFIGTGTVTLREGTHDPLYRGGRPRSTLDAIALSRTETSATVALDLAAPVDRSVRYVIHLRAYGPGLQMRFYDGTIAGGKLTASRDATASVRGAGQLVGFSGDVVRVKLPAELIDGARWLFLGADTYSGKLTADHGAWRMVRVLPH
- the nhaA gene encoding Na+/H+ antiporter NhaA, whose translation is MTRQPAEALREVIDRQSLPSRLRESFGEFVHTEVAGAAALLLATAVALLIANSQYYVAYENFWHIDAGLYLGHVAFHETLVHWVNDALMALFFFVVGLEIKREVLVGELSERRKALLPILAALGGMVVPALIYLALNAGGTGAHGWGVPMATDIAFAIGVMALLGDRVPSGLKIFLVALAIADDLGAILVIAFAYTNNLQWGWLGWAAAMFVLLIALNRFKVDSPWPYFVIGGLLWLAVLLSGVHSTIAGVLVAITIPSTARLDPLLFTADTRRRLDRIEEAHVPGTHVLCDDTQQHVALDIRREARHTASPLQRLEFALHPWTTFLVLPLFALSNAGVRLVGEDLSALARTPIALGVLLGLVLGKPIGISAMTWVATKTGVAELPTGVRWSHILGAGMLGGIGFTMSLFVASIAFRGQVETTEAKAAILVASLVAGVLGYLMLRYGTGKHCTI
- a CDS encoding GNAT family N-acetyltransferase, translating into MPEPTIRPATDADAAAIAAIYNHYIRSSTATFDTEEKSVEDRLAWLGEHGGAHPVLVAQDEGGGVLAWGSLSKWGTRCAYRHSVEISVYVAPDATQAGLGPAMCEALIERGRELGHHAIVSQIVSENEPSLKMAARLGFENVGRLRQVGRKFDRWLDIILMELLVEPPSAEQAVL